In Temnothorax longispinosus isolate EJ_2023e chromosome 2, Tlon_JGU_v1, whole genome shotgun sequence, one DNA window encodes the following:
- the Blp gene encoding mitochondrial import inner membrane translocase subunit Tim16, which yields MAKYLIQIIVMGTQVVGKAFARALRQEIAASQEAARRAGGGRQGAQHVAANTRTGLTLEEALRILNAERPDQTELIERNYKYLMEANDRVKGGSFYLQSKIVRAKERIDEELKNQGTTTPPPPPPPSQEGSTSSQEASKQP from the coding sequence ATGGCGAAGTACCTGATACAGATCATCGTGATGGGCACGCAGGTCGTCGGCAAggcgttcgcgcgcgcgttgcgcCAGGAGATCGCGGCGAGCCAggaggcggcgcggcgggcggGCGGCGGCAGGCAAGGAGCGCAACACGTCGCCGCCAACACCAGGACCGGTCTCACCCTGGAGGAGGCCCTTCGCATCCTGAACGCGGAGCGTCCCGATCAGACGGAGTTGATCGAGCGAAATTACAAGTACCTCATGGAGGCTAATGACAGGGTGAAGGGCGGCTCGTTCTACCTGCAGTCCAAGATCGTTCGTGCCAAGGAACGTATCGACGAGGAGCTGAAAAATCAAGGGACGACGACACCCCCGCCGCCACCTCCACCGTCGCAGGAAGGCTCGACGAGCAGTCAGGAAGCTTCCAAGCAGCCATGA
- the Exd2 gene encoding exonuclease 3'-5' domain-containing protein 2, translated as MVPARNNMFLVCVTVGLVFLASKYRDNVLRSVKHLYKNIKNRDGSNKAKRDKQDTDDNNNEDANDNKEIKIVLDKIILADSPEKCDYAIQRIRCDLSDGVLGFDCEWVKEGPVSLLQLATFNGVVALFRIGKIGYIPPKLKELLASKHILKVGISSFEDGQKIVKDYGCRVNGTLDLRTLAESLDLPSRKSLAAMSLEYLNIEMDKMIEIRCGDWDASTLTDEQVAYAACDALASVIIYHKIRQKEKKKYSLWQRVGIYLYNIFSSDISVRIHGVPAKTVDTRFKVQRSPSADSITSNNVLNAKSKSVVVDKNTINDRKNAIPTRIKPLYHNCYLQAPDGDILCTCDRKKAEWYITKNLGKLVETDPYTVRLNFEPSGRALGEVGQYYTQVKLNQCVVCGCTEKFIRKNVVPREYRKYFPLVMKAHQSHDVLLLCPACHEISNNHDLQLRRKLADMCDAPLIGPITHVRDNYLQNRRKLHSAVKALREKFTMPQRQREEYENYILEHTGQQRITPDLLNALNEQLKNALIQKPIPNKYQPHGLKVVQFFQKQESGLVELERMWREHFLFTMKPKHLPSLWSVRHNQERLIIRQAQNRIDEDDAKAAGLKQ; from the exons ATGGTTCCCGCACGTAACAACATGTTTCTCGTTTGCGTGACCGTGGGACTCGTTTTTCTGGCATCGAAGTATCGCGACAACGTGCTTCGCAGCGTCAAGCATCTGTATAAGAATATCAAAAATCGGGATGGCAGCAATAAGGCCAAGCGCGATAAGCAAGATAccgatgataataataatgaggaTGCTAACGACAACAAGGAGATCAAAATTGTATTAGACAAGATTATTCTGGCGGACTCTCCGGAAAAATGCGATTACGCCATACAGCGTATTCGTTG TGATCTGTCTGATGGTGTCTTGGGTTTTGATTGCGAATGGGTCAAAGAGGGACCCGTCTCTCTGTTACAACTGGCTACTTTCAATGGAGTAGTTGCTTTGTTTCGCATCGGAAAGATTGGATACATTCCGCCTAAACTTAAG GAATTATTAGCTAGTAAGCACATTCTTAAAGTGGGGATCTCTTCATTCGAAGACGGACAGAAAATTGTTAAGGATTATGGATGTAGAGTTAATGGAACTCTTGATTTAAGAACCTTAGCTGAAAGTCTCGATCTACCGAGCCGGAAAAGCTTAGCTGCCATGAGTTTAGAATATCTTAACATTGAGATGGACAAAATGATAGAAATCAGGTGTGGTGACTGGGATGCTAGCACCTTAACCGACGAACAAGTTGCGTATGCTGCTTGTGATGCGCTTGCATCTGTTATCATTTATCATAag ATAAggcaaaaagagaaaaagaaatattcattATGGCAGAGAGTAGgaatttacttatataatatatttagtagTGATATAAGTGTGCGGATTCATGGTGTACCTGCTAAAACAGTCGATACGag GTTTAAGGTTCAGCGATCACCAAGTGCGGACAGTATTACTagtaataatgttttaaatgccAAGAGTAAATCAGTAGTAGTAGATAAAAACACTATTAACGATCGTAAAAATGCGATACCTACTAGAATCAAGCCGTTATatcataattgttatttacaaGCGCCTGATGGAGATATATTGTGTACATGCGATCGCAAGAAGGCGGAGTGGTATATTACGAAAAATTTAGGAAAACTTGTGGAGACAGATCCATATACAGTGAGGTTAAACTTTGAGCCATCCGGCCGAGCATTGGGAGAGGTTGGACAATATTATACACAGGTGAAACTTAATCAATGTGTAGTCTGTGGATGCACTGAGAAATTTATTAGGAAAAATGTTGTGCCGCGAGAATATCGGAAGTACTTTCCAC TGGTAATGAAGGCACATCAATCACATGATGTATTACTATTATGTCCTGCCTGTCACGAAATTAGCAATAACCATGATCTGCAGCTCAGAAGAAAGTTAGCAGACATGTGTGACGCACCACTAATTGGGCCGATAACACACGTACGAGACAACTACTTGCAAAACCGTCGAAAGTTGCATTCGGCTGTCAAAGCGTTGAGGGAAAAATTCACGATGCCTCAGCGGCAACGCGAAGAGTATGAAAATTACATACTGGAACATACGGGACAGCAGAGAATTACGCCGGATCTGCTCAATGCCCTGAACGAGCAGCTGAAGAACGCACTGATCCAAAAACCGATACCTAACAAGTATCAGCCGCATGGCTTAAAG GTTgtgcaattttttcaaaagcaaGAAAGTGGACTCGTCGAGTTGGAACGTATGTGGAGAGaacattttcttttcacgATGAAACCGAAGCATCTGCCAAGTTTATGGTCTGTACGCCACAATCAAGAGCGATTAATTATACGCCAAGCACAAAATAGAATCGATGAGGACGATGCGAAGGCAGCTGGATTAAAACAGTAG
- the LOC139809185 gene encoding uncharacterized protein, with the protein MITCVINSCSSTERTRIDGNTITFFPFPEDNLRKNQWLRNCDLASSNKEPLHICELHFERVHFTESKDLKPSAVPTLFGRIKDAPKEQKAENVSQATPPKQRKLDEHSHALVTPPQSPSMQDNIEDLFSGNKADMSIDHVIAINGSAKSTSITRNSSVKTYRLIIQIDKIRSKPGPKCKKVPPSVKFDNETMKETKVSESRTERKLRPLQIRQPCAMGSCKLKRCLYKSALAFQCDVCGKCYSTKKEDAKSYSCTKCSATFPNPQSLYLHIRKHFMCDICLTECSSQMAYDKHIRLHVSTDPKCPYKCHQCLKTFEVKDGVKQHCLLEHPKITLQNTVLQVSPPSVTAIVPQKSDYFCINCNISFTSDQAYRNHINSHGKKEGFTCNIASEGNNIIPVPNPLTGSQIGFLQAVKFSCRVCSKEFDNVGEVDLHTRTHLEVPEEDLKCNICKKLFKSSAAFQEHLKHHLSLAHPCPICSKAFINKTTLNIHLKTHPVSSKTHPVSSQ; encoded by the exons ATGATAACCTGCGTGATCAACAGCTGTTCCTCCACTGAACGTACGAGGATAGACGGCAACACGATCACATTCTTCCCCTTTCCGGAGGACAATCT GAGAAAGAATCAGTGGCTACGTAACTGCGACTTAGCGTCCAGTAACAAGGAACCGTTGCACATTTGCGAGCTTCACTTTGAGAGGGTTCACTTCACCGAGTCCAAAGATTTGAAGCCTAGCGCCGTTCCCACTCTGTTCGGTAGAATAAAAG ACGCACCGAAAGAACAGAAAGCAGAGAATGTATCACAGGCAACACCACCAAAACAGAGAAAGTTAGATGAACATTCGCATGCTTTAGTGACACCACCGCAGAGTCCATCCATGCAGGATAAT ATTGAGGATTTATTTAGTGGAAATAAAGCAGATATGTCAATAGATCATGTAATAGCTATAAATGGTTCTGCCAAATCGACATCCATAACAAGGAATTCTAGTGTAAAAACATATCGTTTGATAATACAGATTGATAAAATACGAAGTAAACCAGGCCCGAAGTGTAAAAAGGTACCGCCTTCGGTCAAATTTGATAATGAAACGATGAAAGAGACAAAGGTGAGTGAAAGCAGAACGGAAAGAAAACTTCGGCCGTTACAGATTAGACAGCCCTGTGCTATGGGTAGTTGCAAGCTGAAAAGATGCCTATATAAATCAGCACTAGCATTTCAATGTGATGTGTGTGGTAAATGCTATTCAACCAAGAAAGAGGATGCCAAGAGCTACTCTTGCACTAAGTGTTCCGCGACTTTCCCTAATCCGCAgtcattatatttacatatcagaaaacattttatgtgCGATATCTGCCTAACAGAATGTAGCTCTCAAATGGCGTATGACAAACATATAAGATTGCACGTCAGTACCGATCCGAAATGTCCATACAAATGTCACCAGTGTCTTAAGACATTTGAGGTGAAAGATGGTGTTAAGCAGCATTGCCTACTAGAGCATCCTAAAATAACTTTACAAAACACTGTCCTTCAGGTTTCTCCACCTTCTGTAACTGCAATAGTCCCTCAAAAAAGTGATTATTTCTGTATCAACTGCAATATTAGTTTCACAAGCGATCAAGCTTACAG GAATCACATAAATTCTCATGGAAAGAAAGAGGGCTTTACGTGTAACATTGCAAGCgagggtaacaacataatacctGTACCAAATCCTTTAACCGGGAGTCAAATAGGTTTTCTTCAAGCGGTGAAGTTTAGTTGTCGAGTGTGCTCTAAAGAATTTGACAACGTTGGGGAAGTTGACTTGCACACAAGGACTCACTTGGAGGTACCTGAGGAAGATCtcaaatgtaatatatgtaagaaGCTTTTCAAGAGCAGCGCAGCGTTCCAGGAACATTTAAAACATCACTTGTCGCTCGCACATCCCTGCCCAATTTGCTCGAAAGCCTTTATCAATAAAACTACTTTAAACATACACTTAAAGACGCATCCTGTGTCGTCAAAGACGCATCCTGTGTCGTCGCAGTAA